Proteins encoded together in one Paracoccus sp. SMMA_5_TC window:
- a CDS encoding bifunctional protein tyrosine phosphatase family protein/NAD(P)/FAD-dependent oxidoreductase has translation MELKEISPKFAVSPQIAVSDMAAIKAAGYRAIICNRPNGEGADQPSFEEIEAAAKAEGIEARYVPVQSGMVTDEDVSAFSQALTEVQRPVLAYCRTGTRSATLWSLHEAKKRPVPEILAMTKAAGYDMNGVARRVANGGKTPTDTGDAHFKVVIVGAGAGGIAVAASLKARKPGLEIAIIDPADVHYYQPGWTMVGAGVFDAQDTAKTMGSLIPKGVTWVKAAVAAFEPQNNAVILDGCRVVKYDRLVVCPGLKLDWGKIEGLVETLGRNGVTSNYRYDLAPYTWQLVQDLRAGTALFTQPPMPIKCAGAPQKAMYLSADHWHRAGRLKDIDIHFCNAGAVLFGVKEYVPALMEYVKKYDAKLDFFHNLVAVDGSAKTATFEVKEPEQQPRRVEMAFDMLHVCPPQTAPDFIRVSPLADESGWVDVDQATLRHKIYENIWALGDVMNAPNAKTAAAARKQAPTVAENIVADIAGRSAVAQYDGYGSCPLTVERGKIVLAEFGYGGVVKPSFPSFLIDGTRPSRAAWFLKERLLPPIYWRAMLRGREWLAKPEKLQAAE, from the coding sequence ATGGAATTGAAAGAAATCTCGCCGAAATTTGCGGTGTCCCCGCAGATCGCAGTCTCGGATATGGCCGCGATCAAGGCGGCTGGTTATCGCGCAATCATCTGCAACCGCCCCAACGGCGAAGGCGCGGATCAGCCGAGCTTCGAGGAAATCGAGGCCGCTGCCAAGGCCGAGGGTATCGAGGCAAGATATGTCCCGGTTCAGTCTGGGATGGTGACTGACGAGGATGTTTCTGCCTTTAGTCAGGCGCTGACCGAGGTGCAACGCCCGGTATTGGCCTATTGCCGGACCGGGACGCGCTCGGCGACGCTTTGGTCGCTGCACGAGGCGAAAAAGCGACCTGTCCCCGAAATCCTCGCCATGACGAAGGCAGCAGGCTACGACATGAACGGTGTGGCGCGCCGGGTCGCCAATGGCGGCAAGACCCCGACCGACACGGGCGATGCCCACTTCAAGGTTGTGATCGTTGGCGCAGGGGCTGGCGGAATCGCCGTGGCGGCCAGCCTGAAGGCGCGCAAGCCGGGTCTCGAGATTGCGATCATCGACCCGGCCGACGTTCACTACTATCAGCCGGGCTGGACCATGGTCGGCGCTGGCGTCTTCGACGCGCAGGACACCGCCAAGACGATGGGCAGCCTGATCCCGAAGGGCGTCACGTGGGTCAAGGCGGCCGTCGCGGCCTTCGAGCCACAGAACAATGCCGTAATTCTCGACGGCTGCCGCGTGGTGAAATATGATCGCCTGGTGGTCTGCCCCGGCCTCAAGCTCGACTGGGGGAAGATCGAGGGCCTGGTCGAGACGCTGGGCCGGAACGGGGTGACCTCGAACTACCGCTACGACCTTGCGCCTTATACATGGCAACTGGTGCAGGATTTGCGCGCCGGGACCGCGCTCTTCACCCAGCCGCCGATGCCGATCAAATGCGCCGGCGCCCCGCAGAAGGCGATGTACCTCTCGGCGGACCACTGGCACCGCGCGGGTCGGCTCAAGGACATCGACATCCATTTCTGCAATGCGGGAGCAGTGCTGTTTGGTGTCAAGGAATACGTGCCCGCGCTCATGGAGTATGTGAAGAAGTACGACGCCAAGCTCGACTTCTTCCACAATCTCGTGGCGGTCGACGGTTCGGCAAAGACAGCCACCTTCGAGGTCAAGGAGCCGGAGCAGCAGCCCCGGCGCGTCGAAATGGCGTTCGACATGCTGCATGTCTGCCCGCCGCAGACAGCACCGGATTTCATCCGCGTCTCGCCGCTGGCCGACGAGTCGGGATGGGTCGATGTCGACCAGGCCACGCTGCGTCACAAGATTTACGAAAATATCTGGGCGCTCGGCGACGTGATGAACGCGCCCAACGCCAAGACCGCAGCGGCAGCGCGCAAACAGGCGCCGACGGTAGCCGAGAACATTGTCGCCGACATCGCCGGCCGCTCGGCCGTGGCACAATACGACGGCTACGGCTCATGTCCGCTGACGGTCGAGCGCGGCAAGATCGTGCTGGCGGAATTCGGCTATGGCGGTGTGGTGAAGCCCAGCTTCCCTTCCTTCCTGATCGACGGAACCCGGCCAAGCCGCGCCGCATGGTTCCTGAAGGAAAGGCTGCTGCCGCCGATCTACTGGCGGGCCATGCTTCGCGGCCGCGAATGGCTGGCCAAACCCGAGAAACTTCAGGCCGCCGAATGA
- a CDS encoding ferritin-like domain-containing protein — MSNNMTVENLDDALQVKMSAADQYQLHAHVLDHRGLNSPTGKMRGERAEKTGHSDLFMERILLLKGAPDLAFAISPKCGEARADVFRVDLANDEAVELEIRAARLACEANDVGSHMFFEKIAIDEACRKAWSALQLEPTERIGEQACSAKMVSVRQDEAASASRRSQVR; from the coding sequence ATGTCCAACAACATGACGGTGGAAAACCTGGACGATGCGCTTCAGGTGAAGATGAGCGCCGCAGATCAATATCAACTGCATGCGCATGTCCTCGACCATAGGGGGCTCAATTCACCTACAGGCAAGATGCGCGGGGAACGGGCAGAAAAAACCGGACATTCCGACCTGTTCATGGAGCGTATCTTGTTGCTGAAAGGAGCGCCTGATCTCGCTTTCGCAATATCGCCCAAGTGCGGAGAAGCCCGGGCAGACGTGTTCAGGGTGGACCTTGCCAATGACGAGGCCGTTGAACTCGAGATCAGGGCGGCCCGACTGGCCTGTGAGGCCAACGATGTCGGATCGCATATGTTCTTCGAGAAGATCGCAATTGATGAAGCATGCCGCAAGGCTTGGTCGGCGCTGCAACTGGAGCCAACCGAGCGCATCGGTGAACAGGCGTGCAGCGCGAAAATGGTTTCGGTCAGACAAGATGAAGCAGCATCTGCTTCGAGAAGGTCACAGGTGAGATGA
- a CDS encoding MBL fold metallo-hydrolase translates to MNGYPINLDVRPEVHAFFDDATNTISYIVKDPGSNACAIVDSVMDIDYAAGRIAYTHADMLIRKVEELALSVEWIIETHVHADHLSAAPYIQQRLGGKIGIGAKIKVVQETFGKIFNEGTEFQRDGSQFDALFEDGDTYMIGGMQAFVMATPGHTPACMTHVMGDAAFVGDTLFMPDGGSARADFPGGDAGTLYDSIQKVLALPDETRLFMCHDYGPNGREIRWETTVAEEKAHNIHVGGGKTREEFIKFRTERDAQLSMPKLIIPSLQVNMRAGQVPMDKDGNRVLKVPINGL, encoded by the coding sequence ATGAACGGCTATCCGATCAACCTGGACGTCAGACCCGAAGTCCATGCGTTCTTTGACGACGCGACCAACACCATCAGCTACATCGTGAAGGATCCGGGTTCGAATGCCTGCGCGATTGTCGACAGCGTGATGGATATCGACTATGCGGCCGGGCGAATTGCATACACGCACGCCGACATGCTGATCCGCAAGGTGGAGGAATTGGCCCTGTCAGTGGAGTGGATCATCGAGACCCATGTCCACGCCGACCATCTGAGCGCCGCGCCTTACATTCAGCAGAGACTGGGCGGCAAGATCGGCATTGGCGCCAAGATCAAGGTGGTGCAGGAAACATTCGGCAAGATCTTCAACGAGGGGACGGAGTTCCAGCGGGACGGGTCGCAGTTCGACGCGCTGTTCGAGGACGGCGACACCTACATGATCGGCGGCATGCAAGCCTTCGTCATGGCGACCCCTGGCCACACGCCGGCCTGCATGACGCATGTGATGGGTGACGCGGCCTTCGTGGGCGACACGCTTTTCATGCCGGACGGCGGCTCGGCACGAGCCGATTTCCCCGGCGGCGACGCCGGCACGCTCTACGATTCGATCCAGAAGGTGCTGGCGCTGCCCGACGAGACACGGCTCTTCATGTGCCACGATTACGGCCCGAACGGGCGCGAGATCCGGTGGGAAACGACGGTGGCCGAGGAAAAGGCCCACAACATCCATGTTGGTGGCGGCAAGACGCGGGAGGAATTCATCAAGTTCCGGACCGAGCGTGATGCGCAGCTTTCGATGCCCAAGCTGATTATCCCGTCGCTTCAGGTCAACATGCGCGCGGGCCAAGTGCCTATGGACAAGGACGGCAACCGCGTACTCAAGGTGCCGATTAATGGCCTTTAA
- a CDS encoding DUF6691 family protein — MRLIAGCVIGLVFGRAAPILAEAFQVPARSSVDLRLLGGLAVFGIGWGIARSCPGGVLPALWTGRWAAFAFITVVIATILLVKFLQSIGGAARRATA, encoded by the coding sequence ATGCGATTGATCGCCGGCTGCGTCATAGGGCTGGTTTTCGGTCGCGCCGCGCCCATTCTGGCCGAGGCTTTTCAGGTGCCGGCTCGCAGCAGCGTGGATCTCCGCCTGCTGGGTGGCTTGGCGGTGTTCGGCATCGGCTGGGGCATCGCCCGATCCTGCCCGGGCGGAGTGCTGCCCGCGCTATGGACCGGCCGCTGGGCGGCATTTGCGTTCATCACGGTCGTGATCGCGACCATCCTTCTTGTCAAGTTTCTGCAATCCATAGGCGGCGCCGCGCGTCGCGCGACGGCTTGA
- a CDS encoding YgaP family membrane protein, which translates to MDRCKSGGIAVGIKLRTVDHVFRAVLGLVLLYLAVPSSLPLLEGALLNYGATIVGLAMPVTAATRVCPIHATAGVRTCRA; encoded by the coding sequence ATGGATCGTTGTAAGTCTGGAGGGATCGCCGTGGGCATCAAGTTGAGAACCGTCGATCATGTCTTTCGGGCTGTCCTTGGCCTAGTGCTTCTCTATCTTGCCGTTCCGAGCAGCCTTCCGCTCCTGGAAGGGGCGCTGCTCAATTATGGCGCGACCATCGTGGGGCTTGCCATGCCGGTCACCGCAGCGACACGTGTCTGCCCGATCCATGCGACGGCTGGCGTCAGGACGTGCCGGGCCTGA
- a CDS encoding Crp/Fnr family transcriptional regulator: protein MNLGDWTERFEGTRGLPRPVRDRLLASAQIARYAQGQTVFSPENRPDNLLFLVEGTLRVSQTAESGREIVLYRVEAGESCVLTTACMLAEEAYNAEGTAETTLVAVALSQATFDQLAAEEAAFRKFVFAAYSRRLLDLLRVVDEVAFGRIDVRLATRLLALAGTSVEVCATHDDLARELGTAREVVSRVLQDFQKRGLVSQSRGRVRLIAPERLGQIAESG, encoded by the coding sequence ATGAACCTTGGCGATTGGACAGAACGGTTCGAGGGCACGCGCGGGCTTCCCCGGCCGGTGCGAGACAGGCTCCTCGCCAGCGCTCAGATTGCACGATATGCCCAGGGCCAGACCGTGTTCAGCCCCGAAAACCGCCCCGACAACCTGCTGTTTCTGGTCGAAGGAACGTTACGGGTCTCGCAAACGGCAGAATCGGGACGGGAGATCGTTCTCTACCGGGTGGAGGCGGGTGAAAGCTGCGTGCTGACCACCGCCTGCATGCTCGCCGAGGAGGCCTACAACGCCGAGGGGACTGCCGAGACCACGCTGGTTGCCGTTGCGCTGTCGCAGGCTACCTTCGACCAGCTCGCGGCGGAGGAAGCAGCTTTCCGCAAGTTCGTGTTCGCGGCCTACTCGCGTCGTCTGCTCGACCTGCTGCGCGTGGTCGACGAGGTGGCCTTTGGTCGCATCGACGTGCGGCTTGCCACAAGGCTTCTGGCACTTGCCGGCACGTCGGTCGAGGTTTGCGCAACCCATGACGACCTCGCGCGGGAATTGGGCACGGCGCGCGAGGTCGTGTCCCGCGTGCTGCAGGATTTCCAGAAGCGGGGTCTGGTCAGCCAGTCCCGTGGCCGCGTCCGTCTGATCGCCCCCGAAAGGCTTGGGCAAATTGCGGAAAGCGGCTGA
- a CDS encoding RrF2 family transcriptional regulator: MKLTAYSNYALRSLQLAALRAPDLIRVDDVVRVHGLARPHIVKIVHELGRAGFVKTQRGRGGGFRLARPAEEIVVGDVIRLTEGPLDVVECFNPASNTCPLIGICRLSRGLHEATRAFMAVLDQLSLADISANRDQLLGRIAAVENVAPAPTRSSP, from the coding sequence ATGAAGCTCACGGCCTATTCCAACTACGCGCTGCGATCGCTTCAACTTGCTGCACTCAGGGCGCCCGATCTTATCCGTGTCGATGACGTTGTGCGCGTGCACGGGCTTGCACGGCCGCATATCGTGAAGATCGTGCACGAACTTGGCCGCGCTGGCTTCGTCAAGACGCAACGGGGGCGCGGCGGCGGGTTCCGGCTTGCGCGTCCGGCCGAAGAGATCGTGGTGGGTGACGTCATCCGGCTGACCGAGGGACCGCTCGACGTGGTGGAATGTTTCAATCCGGCGTCAAACACCTGTCCCCTCATCGGGATCTGCCGGTTGTCTCGTGGCCTGCACGAAGCGACGCGCGCCTTCATGGCGGTGCTCGACCAATTATCGCTGGCCGATATCTCTGCCAATCGCGATCAGCTGCTGGGGCGCATCGCGGCCGTCGAGAACGTCGCCCCGGCGCCGACACGGAGCAGCCCATGA
- a CDS encoding peroxiredoxin gives MPLLLGDIVPDFTADTTLGPISFYDWIGDDWAFFFSHPADFTPVCTTEMGRASQLSAEFEKRGVKPIGLSTDSVEEHLKWIDDVNDTQNTTLRFPIIADADMRIARLYGMIHPAQSETAAVRSVFIIDSAKKLRLTMTYPMSVGRNFDEILRVIDALKTGDAMGVSLPADWRPGDRAIIPPSLSDADARIRFPQGFETLRPYLRIVDIDPA, from the coding sequence ATGCCTCTGTTACTCGGTGATATCGTCCCGGATTTCACGGCCGACACCACGCTCGGCCCGATCTCGTTTTATGACTGGATCGGCGATGACTGGGCCTTCTTCTTCAGCCACCCGGCGGACTTCACGCCAGTCTGCACCACCGAGATGGGTCGGGCATCGCAACTCAGCGCAGAGTTTGAAAAGCGCGGTGTAAAGCCGATCGGGCTCAGCACCGACTCGGTCGAAGAACATCTGAAATGGATAGACGACGTCAACGACACTCAGAATACCACGCTGCGGTTTCCGATCATCGCGGACGCCGACATGAGGATCGCGCGCCTCTACGGGATGATTCATCCGGCACAATCCGAAACGGCTGCCGTTCGCTCGGTCTTCATCATCGACAGCGCAAAAAAGCTTCGCCTGACGATGACCTATCCGATGAGCGTGGGGCGAAACTTCGACGAGATCCTGCGTGTGATCGATGCCTTGAAAACTGGCGATGCCATGGGGGTTTCACTGCCCGCGGACTGGCGACCGGGCGACCGTGCGATCATCCCGCCAAGCCTGAGTGACGCCGACGCAAGGATCCGCTTCCCGCAAGGGTTCGAGACTCTGCGACCCTACCTCCGTATTGTCGATATCGACCCCGCCTGA